The Desulfosporosinus acidiphilus SJ4 genome has a window encoding:
- a CDS encoding chromate transporter produces MEKEKRKITIKFLYEIFMVFFKISPITFGGGFAMIPIMEEEIVHKKQWIDRENLVDIFAVSQSLPGAIAVNSATFVGYQIGGIAGALSALLGIVIPTFAIIIVLGALLGSFQHNIYVQAALKGIRPIVVALIASAAYKMGLVSVVDKICAALCAVCIISLLLFKSLNLILVIFLGAFAGIVIVKVKDQQNKRLSHKKAGETL; encoded by the coding sequence GTGGAAAAGGAAAAGAGGAAAATTACGATCAAGTTTCTATATGAGATTTTTATGGTTTTTTTCAAAATATCTCCGATTACTTTTGGCGGGGGATTCGCCATGATTCCTATCATGGAGGAAGAAATTGTTCATAAAAAACAATGGATAGATCGAGAGAACCTTGTTGATATCTTTGCAGTTTCTCAGTCGTTACCTGGCGCAATTGCTGTCAATTCAGCTACATTTGTAGGTTATCAGATCGGTGGAATAGCTGGTGCTTTGTCTGCTTTGTTAGGAATTGTCATTCCAACCTTCGCGATTATTATAGTATTAGGTGCTTTACTAGGTTCTTTCCAACATAATATCTATGTTCAAGCAGCATTGAAAGGAATTAGGCCTATTGTAGTAGCATTGATCGCATCGGCGGCTTACAAAATGGGGCTTGTTTCCGTAGTAGATAAAATATGTGCTGCCCTGTGTGCCGTTTGTATAATTTCTCTCTTACTTTTCAAAAGTCTTAATTTAATCTTAGTCATCTTTTTAGGAGCTTTTGCCGGAATTGTAATTGTAAAAGTTAAGGATCAGCAAAATAAACGACTATCGCATAAGAAAGCTGGTGAAACGCTATGA
- a CDS encoding chromate transporter yields MSLYLEMIITFFKLGLVSFGGGYAMIPLIQTEMQSHHWLDISQFTDMIAVSAMAPGPIASNTSTIVGYKLAGLTGAVVACIGVTLPSLLLILLVGKLFFAFQEHPYVKAAFYGLRPTIVGVIAFAAIKFAISNGIVGGSQFIDIRSSILLVAAFILLIKTKIHPAYLILGSGIIGVFIF; encoded by the coding sequence ATGAGTTTATATTTAGAAATGATAATAACATTTTTTAAACTCGGGCTTGTAAGTTTCGGGGGAGGATATGCCATGATCCCCCTCATCCAGACGGAAATGCAAAGTCATCACTGGCTCGATATCAGTCAATTCACAGACATGATTGCTGTATCGGCCATGGCACCTGGACCAATTGCCAGTAATACGTCAACGATTGTTGGTTATAAATTAGCCGGACTGACGGGTGCTGTAGTTGCATGTATCGGAGTGACGTTACCATCATTACTGCTAATTCTTCTGGTAGGGAAATTATTCTTTGCATTCCAAGAACATCCTTATGTAAAAGCTGCCTTTTATGGACTGAGACCAACAATTGTAGGCGTTATAGCTTTTGCAGCCATTAAGTTTGCAATCAGCAATGGAATTGTCGGCGGAAGCCAATTCATAGATATTAGAAGCAGCATATTATTAGTCGCCGCTTTCATTTTATTAATAAAGACAAAGATACATCCGGCTTATCTTATCCTTGGATCAGGAATCATCGGCGTTTTTATATTTTAG